DNA from Candidatus Dormiibacterota bacterium:
CAGCGTCCTGGACCAGCTAGACGAACGGGCCGTGGGCCTCGGCGGCGAACCCATATTATAGGTAGGCTCAGCCACAGCACACGGAGGATTTGATCGTGATCTACGATCCCACCGCCGCCAATTACGTGATGAATACCCTCCAGGCCGCCACCTATCTTGGCGTGCCCAAGGATCTGATCGATGACCTCGTCGCCAAGCGCAACATTCCCTTCACCAAAGTGGGCGATCGCGTAGTCTTTTCCAAGGCCGCGCTGGACTACTGGATCTATGCGAAGTCGATGGAGAACCTCCAGGACGATCTCCCCAACCTCGGCTTCCAGGGCCGAAAGGTCGGCTGATCATGAAGATCAGTCGCCTGGTGCGCGCCGCGCTCTTCTTCCTCGCCCTGGCCGCCGTCGCTCAGGAGCTGAGCAAGCCGGAAGGACAACGGACCTGGCATGGACGAGTCGCCGGTGTCCCGTATGATTTCCGGTTTCCAACCCCCAAACGCTTCCGCGACGCTTACTGGAACCCGAAGGACGACCGCATCTTCACCGAGCGCGTGGTCGGCATCGGCTGGGCCATCAACTTCGCCCAGTTGATTCCGCGCCTGCGGGAGGGATACCGCCGCCTCGCGGAGCGGCATTTAGCTCAGCAGAGGTGACGGTCCAGTAACGTCCGCTTCTCACGAGTGACAGCCTTTCTGCCACTCAGCGTTCTATTAACGTGCCTGCGCCCAGCCAGCGCCCCTGCCCGGTGGCCGGCGGCTATCTCTTCACACGCGGGAGCGGCAAATGAGCGGACTTCAAGACTTCCTGACGCCCTTCAGCCATCTCGTTTTCGCGAACCGGGACAAGGTCATCGTCCTGCTGGCGGGGATCCTCGCCCTGGTCACGATCCAGTTGTTGGTTGCGCGCTGGCGCGCTGAACGCCTCCGCCGTGACCTGGCGGCCGCGAAGTCGGGCGGCTTCAGCGGGGGCGGCCGGCGCTACGTGACCAATACTCCGGTCGCCGAAGGGGCTCCTCCAGTCGAGAGCGGAGCGCTTCCCCCGGTCAAGGGCGGCCGCACCTACGCGCGCAACCTCGGTACTGCGCTGCAGAAAGCCGGCATCGCCCCCCAGATTTACTCGCCGCCGTCACCGCCCGGCTGGGCGGCGAACACGAACCCACCGCAGCCGAACATGGGCCAGCCCGGGCCAGCGTACGCCCCGCAGAACGTGCCCTGGGTCGCGCCGGCAGCGCCACAGGGATCGCCCTGGGGCGGATACCCGGAACCCGGCAGACGTGGGATGCAGGCTCCGGCCCCGAATCCGGCTCCGTTCTATCAACCGCAGCAGCAACAGCCAACCCAGCCGATGTCGCAGCCGATCGCGCCACCACCAGGCGTCCCTGGCCCGTATGCCCCACCGGTGAACTCGCCGTTCGGCCCGCCCGCCTTTCCGGCGGTGACGAGCGGACCTGCTGCGCCCGCGAGTTTCGCACCGCCGGCCACTCCGGCTGCGCCGCCCGCCCCGCCGAGCTTTGCAGGCCCTCCGCCTGCCGCCGAACCTCCCGCTGCGGAACCGTCCGGCGCGGATGCGAGCCGGCGCGGCAAGCCGAAGCGTCGTCGCTTCAACTTCAACGTCCTCGAGAACCTCGAGAAGATAGTGCAGCCGAAGACCGCAGAACCAGCACCGACCCCGCCGGTCCCACCGACCCCGGTGACCCCGACATGGGCCCCACCGGTCGCAGGATCGCCCGCGACCTGGACTCCGTCGGTGGCGGCAGCCGCCCCTGCACCTGCTGCGCCTGCGCCCGCGGTTGCCCCTGTGCCGCTGCCTGTCGCCGCGGCGCAACCGTTGCCCGCCGTCGAAGCGACGCCGCCGGCGGAAGAGGCTATGACCGAGGCGGAATCGTTGCCCCTGAGCTTCGGCCCGCCGGTCGAGCCGGACGCCGAAAAGGAACCAGAAGTCGAGAAGGAATCATTGCCGCTGCGCTTCGGCCCCGAGGTCGAAGCGGAAACCGTGGAATCCGAGCCGGCCGAGCCGGAACCCGCCACGTTCGAGCAAGAGCCGGAGCCGGAACCCGAACCGGAAACCGAGCCGGTCGTGGCGGAAGCCCCGGAAGCCGAAACGGAGCCGCAGACGGAACCGGAGCCGGAGCCGGTGCGCGGGGCGCGCGGATCGATGCGCGCGATGCTCTTCGGTGAGGAAGCGGTTACAAAGCGGGAGCCAGAACCCGCCCCCGAGCCTGTCGCGTCAGAACCGGAGCCGGTAGCCGCCGAGCATCCATGGGGTCAGAGTGCGTCGGTACCCGAATCGATCACCGAAGCACCCGAACCTGAGACGGTGCGCGCGTGGAACACGGCGCCCATCTGGCAGCCTGAGGCTGAACCGGAGACGGTGGCGACCACCGAGCCGGCGGAAGCACCGGCGGTCCCAGAGATACCCGCCGTCGATGGCGGCGGCGAGTCGAGCGCGGGAACGGTGGTCATCATCGAGGACGATTCGACCGCAGCGACTTACTACGCGACGCTCTTCCGCGGCAACGGCTACCACGTCGAGGTCGCCAATGACGGGGTGTCCGGCGTCGACCTCTGCACCCGCCTCCAGCCCCAGCTGATCATGCTCGACGTCATGATGCCGCGTCAGAACGGCATCCTGGTGCTGCAGACCCTCCGCGCATCCGACGAAACGAAGAACACGCCGGTCGTGGTGATGTCGAACTTCAGCGAGCCGACCTTGATCAAACGCGCCATCCAGCTTGGCGCCCTCGAGTACGTCA
Protein-coding regions in this window:
- a CDS encoding excisionase family DNA-binding protein: MIYDPTAANYVMNTLQAATYLGVPKDLIDDLVAKRNIPFTKVGDRVVFSKAALDYWIYAKSMENLQDDLPNLGFQGRKVG
- a CDS encoding DUF5808 domain-containing protein, with amino-acid sequence MKISRLVRAALFFLALAAVAQELSKPEGQRTWHGRVAGVPYDFRFPTPKRFRDAYWNPKDDRIFTERVVGIGWAINFAQLIPRLREGYRRLAERHLAQQR
- a CDS encoding response regulator codes for the protein MSGLQDFLTPFSHLVFANRDKVIVLLAGILALVTIQLLVARWRAERLRRDLAAAKSGGFSGGGRRYVTNTPVAEGAPPVESGALPPVKGGRTYARNLGTALQKAGIAPQIYSPPSPPGWAANTNPPQPNMGQPGPAYAPQNVPWVAPAAPQGSPWGGYPEPGRRGMQAPAPNPAPFYQPQQQQPTQPMSQPIAPPPGVPGPYAPPVNSPFGPPAFPAVTSGPAAPASFAPPATPAAPPAPPSFAGPPPAAEPPAAEPSGADASRRGKPKRRRFNFNVLENLEKIVQPKTAEPAPTPPVPPTPVTPTWAPPVAGSPATWTPSVAAAAPAPAAPAPAVAPVPLPVAAAQPLPAVEATPPAEEAMTEAESLPLSFGPPVEPDAEKEPEVEKESLPLRFGPEVEAETVESEPAEPEPATFEQEPEPEPEPETEPVVAEAPEAETEPQTEPEPEPVRGARGSMRAMLFGEEAVTKREPEPAPEPVASEPEPVAAEHPWGQSASVPESITEAPEPETVRAWNTAPIWQPEAEPETVATTEPAEAPAVPEIPAVDGGGESSAGTVVIIEDDSTAATYYATLFRGNGYHVEVANDGVSGVDLCTRLQPQLIMLDVMMPRQNGILVLQTLRASDETKNTPVVVMSNFSEPTLIKRAIQLGALEYVIKTQVEGPALLNALPRWMNHEKAFAAA